The Thermodesulfobacteriota bacterium genome window below encodes:
- a CDS encoding nucleotidyl transferase AbiEii/AbiGii toxin family protein, which produces MPEKFYQNKIYPFQDKILTLVQSSNVDFYLTGGTALSRNYLRHRYSDDLDFFVNHHPEFKNQCKRVIDSLKQSKQNFEITTTADTFVRIIVVLKNIFRLQSDEARSIQS; this is translated from the coding sequence ATGCCAGAGAAGTTTTATCAAAATAAGATATATCCTTTTCAGGATAAAATATTAACACTGGTTCAGTCCTCGAATGTGGATTTCTATCTAACGGGAGGTACCGCATTAAGTCGAAATTATTTACGGCATCGATATTCCGATGACCTTGATTTTTTCGTCAATCATCATCCGGAATTTAAAAATCAGTGCAAAAGAGTTATCGATTCTTTAAAACAATCAAAGCAAAACTTTGAAATTACAACAACCGCCGACACATTTGTAAGGATTATAGTAGTTCTCAAAAATATTTTCCGTTTGCAAAGCGATGAGGCACGGTCTATCCAATCATAA
- a CDS encoding DUF86 domain-containing protein — MPRYDKDKMLKIVSELRKSVRRLQSLRNLSQDKFIKDPDKIGSAKYHFIVAIESSIDMCNHIISRNGYRVPEDYADTFRVMAEVGTITEDFSEELIKMAKFRNRLVHIYWEINDDQLYQILQTKIDDLKELLDSIAGFLKWKNIKPDYQI, encoded by the coding sequence ATGCCCCGGTATGACAAAGATAAAATGTTAAAGATTGTTTCCGAGCTTAGAAAAAGTGTCAGGCGTCTTCAGTCATTGAGAAATTTAAGTCAGGATAAGTTTATCAAAGACCCTGACAAAATCGGAAGTGCAAAATACCATTTTATCGTCGCCATCGAATCAAGTATTGATATGTGCAATCATATCATTTCAAGAAACGGCTATCGTGTGCCGGAAGATTATGCGGACACCTTTAGGGTGATGGCTGAAGTTGGAACTATTACTGAAGATTTTTCAGAAGAATTGATAAAAATGGCTAAATTTCGAAACCGACTGGTACACATCTATTGGGAAATAAACGATGATCAGCTATATCAAATTCTGCAAACTAAAATTGATGATTTAAAGGAACTATTAGATTCAATTGCCGGTTTTTTAAAATGGAAAAACATAAAACCGGATTATCAGATTTAA
- a CDS encoding nucleotidyltransferase domain-containing protein, with protein MNKKKKYSIKKKKKDEVIDIISSCLQQYSEIFAAYIFGSFISHQSFADIDLGILTQSQPDNLLEYEMELEIKLYKQVKFEIDVRALNHAPLSFVQNAIRHGQLIFDSNPNRRADFENIVLKKYFDFSRFRRQYLEDVIDAPV; from the coding sequence ATGAACAAAAAGAAAAAATATTCTATAAAAAAGAAAAAAAAGGATGAAGTTATAGACATCATTTCATCTTGCTTGCAACAGTATAGTGAAATATTCGCTGCTTATATTTTTGGCTCATTTATTTCTCATCAATCATTTGCAGACATTGATCTGGGCATACTTACGCAAAGTCAGCCTGATAATCTGCTCGAATATGAGATGGAACTTGAAATTAAGCTTTACAAACAGGTGAAATTCGAAATAGACGTCAGAGCCCTTAACCACGCACCTCTCTCCTTTGTACAAAATGCCATACGTCACGGACAGTTGATTTTCGACAGTAACCCGAATCGGCGTGCCGATTTCGAAAATATTGTATTAAAAAAGTACTTTGATTTTTCGAGATTTAGAAGGCAATATTTGGAGGATGTAATCGATGCCCCGGTATGA
- a CDS encoding winged helix-turn-helix transcriptional regulator yields MDNQDLRTLKILEEIDKDKTPSQRYLAGKLNISLGLVNSFVKRLAQKGLFKIKNIPKNRVKYILTPKGAAEKTRLTYQYIQYSFQFYKSARQKLRVLFSGLTKNGNQKIVFYGSGDLAEIAYISLKETPLELVAVVDDNKAGEIFMDFVITDPDYLSTIYFDKIIITSVEERENILQTILKNGISLSKVAMME; encoded by the coding sequence ATGGACAATCAAGACCTACGCACCTTAAAAATTCTTGAAGAGATAGACAAAGATAAAACACCAAGTCAGCGATACCTGGCCGGCAAGCTGAATATTTCGCTGGGCCTGGTGAATTCTTTTGTAAAAAGACTTGCGCAAAAAGGGCTCTTCAAGATTAAAAATATTCCCAAAAACAGGGTCAAGTACATTCTTACCCCCAAAGGCGCTGCTGAAAAAACACGACTGACCTATCAATATATTCAGTATTCATTTCAATTCTATAAATCGGCACGTCAGAAATTAAGAGTTTTATTTTCCGGGTTGACAAAAAACGGTAATCAAAAAATTGTCTTTTACGGTAGCGGCGATCTGGCCGAAATCGCATATATCTCTTTAAAAGAAACGCCGTTAGAACTAGTTGCCGTTGTGGATGATAATAAAGCAGGTGAGATTTTTATGGATTTTGTGATTACAGACCCGGATTACCTGAGCACAATCTATTTCGATAAAATCATTATTACCAGTGTTGAGGAAAGGGAAAATATATTACAGACCATATTAAAAAATGGAATTTCACTAAGCAAGGTGGCGATGATGGAGTAA